A window of Kyrpidia spormannii genomic DNA:
CATACAAGGTGACACATTGACCTACGGCACGGTTCGCCACACTACCGCTATTCGCTTCGACCTTCATGGTATTCATGGCACTTGTCAAAAGGTTCGAGCCGGACACGAATGCAGCATCGATAGCCTGTGGATTCCCACTGTAAACCGCCGCCTCCAAATTTCGAAAATAATTCGGATCTTCCTTCTCCATCTGAATTAGCAAACTGTTGACGATTTCCTTTGCTGCCGGCGTGTTAGCCTGCTTAGTAATCGTAGGTGGCCAGTATTGTGGGAACAATTGCGCAACCGGGCCTTGGCCAAATACAACACCTTGGAAAATCGCCTTCCCGTCATAATGCGTCTTGACGTGCGCGGATGATTTTGGCTGGGGTTCAACATTAGGGAGTACAAAGGCCTTCACAACCCCCGGAAATTCAAAACCAGAGTAAACAGCAACAACCGTGATGCTCAGTAGTGCTACTATAAACCATTTTATCCGTTTCATTTGCTCTTTCCTTTCTCTTGTGAATTTAATTGCCTGACCTACACACCGCTTGAATGTTAAAATTTTACTTTTCTAACGTATCACCCCGCTTTCACATAGAAGATTCAGCGTGCTCTGATCTCCGAAAGATCAAGTTAGTACGCCTTAATAGCAGGCTCCAAAAACGGTCAGGCCAGAGAAAAGGTTTCTCCGCAGGATGGAGAAATAGCACCAATGAAGCGACCATTATCAAGGAAAAGCTGACCAAGCCAAGCATTAGTGCAATTGACTCATGGAAGAGCAATGCTGCACGCAGAAAATACTTCCAAGTAGACTTTGGAGCAAAGAGTGCAGCAAATAAGCATGTTTGAAGAATCAGAGTGCCCCATGTAGGAATTACGACAGCAGAAGATGTTAAGATAGGATTTAAAGCATTTTTTAGCAAGGATGGTAGTCCTAGCATTGGATCGTTCAAATAGTAATAGACAGCCGTTCCATCAATCCATTCTGGTTGAGCCAGTTTTGCAACAGTAGAGTTAAAGTAGATAATCGCTACCTGAACCCTGATGGCGGTCAAAGTGACATATGCGACAATTCTGCGAAGTACTTCGTCGTTCCTTATGGTAAGCGTATCGGCGGGCGTTTGCCAATGCCACTTTCGGTTATCTGTAAGCGCTATCGGCAAAAGTAAGAGTGTCATCACTGTCGCAACCTGTTCTCCCCCATCAATGGTTATCGCGGAAGTAAAGAGACTATACGAAATCCACCAATGCAGGACACAGGTAATTCGTGGCCGCCATCCAGAAGCGACCAAAAGAAGAATAACCACACAAACCCACCTAACCACGTTTAAATATGTGTACGAGGCCGGCACCATGTTAAATATACCAGGCAATGCGCCACGGTTTGGATAGGTAAGAATTCCTGCCGCCGGACGAAAAAATACACTAGCGTCATTAAAAGCCAAAGTCATTGCGGTGGCCAGGGCTATTAGGCTTCGCGAAAAGCCATATACATTTGTCCATGGATTACCCTGGCTTACCCAATCGAACGCTACGCGTCCAAGTCGTGTCATCATTTCACAATCACCCTAGCCACTCGTGAGGGCATAATTATTTTGTCCGCCTCCTTGGTCCATGCCCACGGTACTGGTGGTTGATATATAATACCGATATCACCAAGTATAGTGGGGGACGGAGAGGGGTTCTTGATCACCAATTCTGGCTTTAGCTCATCCAACTTCCACAAAGGATTGACATTCGTGAATACATAGGCGGAGTTAGGGATCTCTGAAGCAATCAACCCCGCTTCAATACCTTGTGCCCTGCCAAATCTGCTAATCCCAAAAATATTGCTCAGGGAATTATTAGGCCACCCTACAGGAAGTTGGTGGTCTGGCATTCTCACGACGTAAAAATAAGAATCTCTTGGATTCTTACTGTAAAAACCCCATCCCTGTGGAAACCACTGTTCAACAAAGAGACGTGGCTCCAATGGAAGATCCGGAACAACGCTGAATGGTAAACCACGGTGGATGCCTAACATAAAGACATAGACCCACAACGCGACCATGCCCAAAAATATCCAACCAAAAAGGACATACCGTCGCGAACTCATATTTACCCCCCCAAGTTACTTAAGGAACTGGCCACCGCCGCGGCGGCGGTATGTCCTCCAAAAGGACCGGGCTGCCACTTTCGTCAGAGTTACCTACGCAGAAGTTGTTAGGCACTTCGACAACACCGTGGAGCCCAGCGATTGATCGCGCCCGACTCGTTCTTCGCACTGGTATGTCGCAGTTATCTGTTCGGCAAGATTACGACCGACGGCTCGCCCGGCTCCACTTAGGAGACTCACCGCGATCTTCCGAATGCTTCCGGCAATGTTCACTTTTTGAAACCTTCTTTGAACATATTTCTATAATCGATTACATTCAGTCCAAAAAACCGACCCTTCACATTCCTCGTCACTCCCGATCCCTTCCCTATTTCTGCATATTCCGAGCGCTTTGTATATTCTCCATGCACTCGTTCTTTTTTTTCGCCATTTCTGGATCATCCCTCGATCATTCTGGTGGAGGAGCCCCCCTTCGTCGTTGGTGCTCGTTCTTGGCAGGAGGATCCCCCCTTTGTGGAGGGGCCCCCCTAGAGGCCGAACACGGAGGCCGGCGTCACATATCCCAGGGACTGATGCGGACGCCTGTGGTTGTAGAACTCCAGGTATCTGGCAATCCCTTCCCGAGCCTGTCTCGGCGTTTGGTAGTCGCGAAGATACACCTCTTCCTGCTTCAGACTCCGCCAAAGGCGCTCGGTGAAGATGTTGTCCAGGGCTCGACCCCGACCGTCCATGCTGATCTGAATCCCATGATTTAGCAGTACGTCCGTGTACTTCGGGCTGGTAAAGTGACTTCCCTGGTCGCTATTCATGATCTCCGGCGTCCACTGCCGCAGGGCCCGATCCAAGGCCTTCAGAACGAAGTCCATGTGCAAGGTCTGATCCAGCTCATAGCTGACCACATAACGGGAGTACCAGTCCAGGATCGCCACCAGATACATCCAGCCATGCGCCATGCGGATATACGTGATGTCGATGCCCCAGACCTGATTCGGACGCTCGACCTTCAAACCCCGCAACAGGTAGGGATACACCCGGTGTGCCTGAGCGCGTCGGCGAAGGCCCGGACCCGGAGTAATGCCGGCAATCCCCATCTCCCGCATATGACGCTGGACGGCCTTGCGGTTGACGATCCAATGTTCGCTGCGTAAAATGACCGTGATGCGCCGGGAGCCACAAAAAAGATGATCCGTGTAGATTTGGTCAATCCGGTGTTTGAGCCTCACCTCCTCCTCGGATGGTCCGACTGGCTTGTAGTACAGGCTGGACCGGTTTAAGCCCAGAAGCTTGGCCTGAACGGAGAGCGGGAGTTCACGTTCTTGGAAGTCGATGAGAGCCAGCCTGTCCTCTCGACTGAGCGAGGCGAGATTTTTTTTCCAACCAAGACAATTGTGTGCTCAGGCGACCGACCTCCGCATACAATTCTTGGATCTTGTCTTCATATTCTGCACGAATTTTGGCCAGCTGTTTATTCTCGGGTTCAAACGCTCGTGGCCAGTTTTCCAAGGCGATATCCCGCCACTGGCGGAGTTGATTGACGTGAACGCCATATTCAGACGCCAATTGCGAGAGCGTCTTTTCCTCTTTGAGAATTTCCAGGACAACTTTGGTTTTGAAGTCAGTATCATACTTTTTTCGCGGCATGGACCTACCTTAAAATCTCCCTTCTTGTTGTCCAGTTTCTTGGGTCCATTATACGTTTTCCATTCCTGGTCCATGTCCGTCAACAAAGGACCCGACAAATACGACGTCGGCTCCCGATTGAGAAAAATCCGGTTTAAGAAGTCGGCCACACCCCAATCCTTGTTTGTAAGAGCACGTGGAAAAACGCGTTTCCTGGGTTAATCCGATAAAGAGCCATTACCATTCCCCCTCGTGAATGGGTTGGGGCGAATTCCATGATACCAAAGAGAGACGAGATGGCTTATTTTGCGACTTGTGGTACCGATCTTTTTTTACACAATGATATAGACCTCACTCCCTTCTTCTTTTCTAGACCAGGAGTGTCCATGCAATGTGTATGAAAGATGCATCAATGACTTTCCAGCACTGAAAAATGCCATCCGTTTTAACAACAGCACTGAAATATCACGTTCCAGGAGGCATATTAGCATAGTAAAATGGCATTCATAAGAGCCACTTTTGATCAAGTTTGAATGGGCCACTTCGTTGGGAGGCGGGTGTACATGACGTCTGTATTGATCACGATAGGCCGGGGAACTGGGACGCCGATCAAACAGCAACTTTACGATCAGATCAGAAAGAAGATTATTAAGGGTGAGTTGGCCTTTGGAGACAAATTGCCCTCTTCTCGTGAATTGGCCGATGAATTGCACATATCACGTAATCTGATCGTTGAAGTCTATGAGCAGCTTGTTTCCGAAGGCTATCTAGAAACCAAAGCTGGTTCGGGAACCTACGTTGCAAAAGGGGCGTATCTGGAAAGGTCCTTTGATTCAGACGAATATAGTGTTTTCGGCGAACATCTGGTTGCCGAAGAAGATGTAATAGACTTCCGGTCTGGGATACCTGCTTTGGACATGTTCCCTAGGAAAACGTGGGGATTCATTGCCAGAAGAGTGTATCGAGACGCTCCCCCGGAAGTCTTTGGCTATCGACATCCAGAAGGGGAATTTATATTACGACATACCTTGTCGCAGTATTTATCCCGTACACGCGGAGTTAAATGTCATCCTGATCAACTCATTATTACTTCCGGAGCTACACAGGCGTTTGGACTCATAGCAAGATTGCTTGGTTCCCGGAATTCAGAGGTTGTAATTGAAGATCCAGTAACTCATGAAATTCAGACGATATTCTCGTCTGCGGGATTCAGATTTCACCCGGTACCAGTGGATGACTACGGCATGAAAACAGAACACATTTCAGCTCAAAATCCGGCGTTTATATTCGTCACTCCTTCACACCAGTTTCCCTTGGGAGGGGTACTCACAATTCAACGACGGATTCAACTCATTCATTTTGCACGTCAAACAGGTTGTTACATTGTCGAAGATGATTATGACAGTGAGTTTCGTTACCACGGCACTCCTGTAAGCTGCATGCAAGGACTGGATCCGGAGCGCGTGGTTTACATAGGCACTTTTAGCAAAATACTTTCACCTGCTCTTCGTTTAGGATATTTGGTCCTACCGCCTGATCTCACCAAAAAATGTAGAGATCTGAAGTGGTTCAGTGACCTGCATTCCTCAACTTTCGAACAACTCGTACTCGCTCAATTCATGAAGGAAGGGCATCTTGAAAAGCACATTTCGAAAATGAAAAAAATTTATAGAAAACGTCGGGAAAAGCTGATCGACTGTCTAAATAAACGTTTTTCTAATACGGTCTCGATCCACGGTGATTCTACAGGTCTACACCTTGTTGCAGAATTCAAAGGAATTACATTTTCAGATGAGACCATGAGAAATATTGATGCTCACAGGGTAAAGGTTTATCCCGTAGAACTTCATACAATTCAAAAATCCGCCCATTCTAATAAGATAATACTGGGCTATGGAAACTTGGGTTTAGAGCAAATAGAAGAAGGGATAGCTCGACTGGAAAGTGTACTCAAATACTCATACTGAGCCTGAACATCGCTTGGTACGTCCTTGCAGACCAGCGCGAATGTTAACAGGTTAAATGTCAAGTTTGACAGTTGGGGGCCCCTGATGGGATGCTAGTGCCGTTTCAGACAACCTTGATCTTCTTTTGCTCACGTAGAAGTCTGGCATGGCGGCTGTGCTTGTTTCGCCAACGCAGGTACGACCGAATCGCTGTGGCCAACGCCTCGTGATTGGGATAGTGACTCCCACGCAACACAAAGGATCGCAAGGGTGCAAAGTGGCTTTCGATGCGGTTCAACCATGAGGCCTGGGTCGGTGTGAAAACCAGTTCCACGTCGTTTTCTGCAGCCCACTTCGTCACCGCACGATGCTTGTGAGGTGAAAAATTATCCAAGACCACATACAGCCGTTCAGAGCGGTGATACCGCCGGCGGAGCACCTTGAGAAGTAAGCGTCAAATCCGACACACCTGGCCGAGCAATCAGCCGCATGCGATGATTCTCTCATACACCACCTGAGTGCAGGAGGAGGAGATCATCGCCATGACAAGGACCGAGTTGCGGAAAACTTGGGCCGACCGTGTGGCCCACTTCGAGGCCAGCGGCCAAAGCGCCACCGCCTGGTGTGCCGCCCACCACATTCAACCCCATCAATTGTACTATTGGCGGCGGAAACTGCGAGCCTCGGAGAAGCCCCAGACCCCCAGCACTTTTCTGTTGCCCCAGTGGCTTCCCCTTGAGATCGACGAAACTTCAACGGACGCAGAGGCCTCTGTGGTGATCCGGGTTCACCAAATCGTCTTGGAAGCCCGGCCCGGCTGTTCTCCCGAGTGGCTCGCCGACCTCGTGCGGGCCCTGATGTCCCGGTGTTAGAGAATCCCGGACAACGGGTCCATCTCGCCTGCGGAAGCACCGACCTGCGCAAGTCCATCGACGGGCTCGCTGTACTGGTCAAAGAGCAGTTCGAACTGGACCCGTTTTCGCCGTGTCTCTTCGTCTTCTGTAATCGCAAACGGGATAAACTCAAGATCCTCCAGTGGGACCACAATGGGTTCTGGCTCCATTACCGGCGCTTGGAACGGGGCACCTTTCAGTGGCCCGACGAGAATCCGTCGGGAACCCTGAAAATCAATCGCCGGCAGCTGCAGTGGCTGCTCGACGGGCTTTCCCTGAATCAGAGCCAAGCCCATCGGGAGGTGACGGCGCGCACCGTCCTGTAAGCCTCCAAGCTTCTTTTCCTGTCGTGGTGGGATGTGGCAGGAAAAGAAGCGTTTGTGCCGAAATCAATAAGCATGAACACCATCGTGGTTGCTGCGGAGACAATCGAATCCCTTGAGAAAAGAATCCAGCGCCTGGAGCAGGAAAATGCCGAGTTGGCGGCCAAGGTGGCCTGGTATGAGGAGCAGTTTCGCCTGAGTCAACGCCGCCGGTTTGCCGCCTCCAGCGAGCGCTCCAAGACGACCTCCGAGCAGTTGGAACTGTTTAACGAGGCCGAAGTGGAGGCACAGACACCCCCACCGGAGCCGACGGTGGAAACGGTGATGGTGCGCCGGGTGAAAAAGCCGGGCCAGCGGGAGGAAAAGCTGAAGGAGCTGCCGGTGGAACGGATCGAGCACCGCCTGGCCGAAGAGGAACAGGTTTGCCCGCAGTGTGGGGATGCGCTCCACGAGATGAGCACCGAGGTTCGGCGGGAGCTCAAGATCATCCCGGCGCAGGTGAAAGTGGTGGAGCACGTGCGGCAGTTGTACTCCTGCCGCCGTTGCGAACGCGAAGACATCCAGACCCCGGTTGTCAAGGCCCCCATGCCGAAGCCGGTCCAACCGGGGAGTCTGGCCTCCCCCTCGGCGGTAGCCTACGTGATGACGCAAAAATACGTCGAGGGGATGCCGCTGTACCGGCAGGAGCAACAGTTTGAACGCCAGGGTCTTGCCCTCTCCCGGCAAACCCTGGCGAATTGGATCGTGTACAGCGCGGAGCATTGGCTGGAGCCCTTGTACGAGCGGATGCACCGGGAGCTTTTGAACCAAGACATCCTGCACGCGGACGAGACCACACTGCAGGTGTTGCGGGAGCCGGGGCGGGCGGCAGAGACGACGTCGTACCTGTGGCTGTACCGCACCGGACGCTACAGTCCGCCCATCGTCCTGTATGAGTACCAGAGGACTCGGGCGGCGGAACATCCGAAGGCGTTTCTGAACGGGTTTAAAGGGTACCTGCATGTGGACGGGTATGCGGGGTACAACGGACTGGCGGATGAGGTGGACCCCATTTTCAAGACATTTTTTTGTAAGCGTCAAACGAGGCCGGTGGCTGTAGGCTTTTTGAGCACGCCAAATAGACCCCACCCGCCCCAGGTGATGGCGTAGCGCCAACTCCCGGTTGGGAAAGGATGCGGATCACACACTTTCTCCTCCGAATCTTCTCCTCCGAGTTCTCTTGAAGCATATCTGCCATGATCAGTGACTGAATCGATGCGAATACTAAGCCCGCAGTCTATATAACCCTTTGCTCAGCTATTTTGCCTCGGAAATGTCCAACAACCGCAACGCCGAACCGGAAATTCGTGCTCCCAGCGCATATTGTTGAATCAAGCGCAAGACATCCCCGCGTTTCAGAAATCCCCCGCGGACCACCCATTCACGGCCGTGCTTGGCAAAGGTTTGGATGCGCTGTTCCTGAAGAATTTTCAGGAGTTCTTTCCGGTCCATGCCAAGGATTCGCCGGACCGCGTCCACCGGCACGTACACACAGTCGTTCAGGATAGGCTCCCAGGATTCGGCATGGGTTTTGGTGAACCAAACGTCGGGAGCAAGCACGTACAGGCTGTTTTCGATGGCCACCGATCTCCACAGCCCGCGTCTGACCGCTTCTTCCAGGTACGCCGGCGGGTAAGAGAAGAGCCTGCGTGCTTCTTCTTTCGACACCAGGCACTCCCGTTCCTCCTCAGTCAACGTTCGCGACCACGGAGCGCGCAGCGGGGGCAAGCCAAGGTCTTTCCGCCTTCCTGGCAACCGACGTGCTTCACACAGCAACCACCGGGCCTTCCGAATCTGTTGTTTGCGCCGCTCTCTCTTCCAGTCCAAGGACTCCCGTTTCTTTTTGTCCTTCTCCTCTTGCCACTGTTTCCGAGCCTCTGTATCGGTGATCCACCAAAATTTCTCGGAGCTGTCAGCCAGATTTTTTACTTTGAGTCGTTTCAATGGAGGCGATTCATACTGATGACGAAACATCTGATCTTCCGGCGATTTGCTGGAGAGCAGGTGTTTTCGGGCTTGCGTGGGCCACCGGGAAGGTCGTGTTACGTTCACGGGCAGGCCTAACTCCGACCAGAGCCGTTCCAAAATGTCCTTGGAGAGCACTGCCTTGGGGTTTACCAGCAATCCGCCGACCTTCCACCAGCCGGCAAAATGCTTCGACAGCCATTCCAACTGCTGATTTGGGTATGTTGCCCAGGTGTCGCGTTGTTCCGGTGTGAGCCGTTCCAGGACTTCCGAAATGGCCACGACAGGTTGAGTCGTTTCCTTTGCAAGGGTTCCAATCCTCTGGGAAAGGGAATGTCTGAGGGTGTTATTGGCGGCCAGAACGAGGTTCGCCGGATTTCCCCCGATTTTGAGGCCCCTTCCTACGCACCAGCGGCGAATGGCCGCAACCACTTGAATCGGATCCCTGTTTTTGGATCCGTCCGGGTTGTAGCGAATTTCCCCTTTCTCATTGAACCGAAACCACGTGGGCGCCTTGAACATCAAAGCATTGGCGACACGGATTTCCGGCAGTGGCATCGCCCGCATCAAATCGTCCAGGGAAGCCGTGGGGTTTGCACGAAAAAAACGTTCGATATTGGCCGATACTTTGTCGCGGGGGTTAAATTCAAAAGGGTGGATGATTGCCGTTGGACCGGGAGACTCCATTCCTTGTTTGAGAGGTTTTGCAATCTCAATCCGGGGACGGGGAGCTTTTCCCACCACCGTATCCCAGCCAACACGGGCAATCCTGGACAATGCATCGGCCGCCCGATTTTCTTCCCGCGGGATCCAAACGACCGGATAGGGGAGGTCCGTGACGATCGCTCCCGTACAGTCCGTGAAGATGACCGCGGATGCTGCGTTCATCCACTGCAGGCGTCTCGCGGCTTCCAGAACCGCCTCTTTTTCTGCTTCATGGCTGCCGGCTGATGGCAGGGAGGCCGAGTAACGCAGTTCCTGGCCGTCGGGTGTGGTGACCAAGATTGCGAGACCGCAACGCCCGGACAAGTCGAAACTGGCATCGGCATAGGCGCGAAATGGATTGGAGTTCTTGGATGCTGCTTTAAGTTCCATGGCCCTCGAACACTGGCCCCCTTCCCACAGGGTGACAAATCGTCAGTCGTGTCACTGCTTGGCGGAATCCTCCATCCTGTGATGACATGCCGGGCGGATTCCAGGACAACATCTAGAAGAGCTTGTAACAGAATTATACTATATGGCCATAGTTTTTGGGTGCCGCGTGATGTTTGGGCGGCCAGGCTTAGAAACAAGGACCAGGTTGATTCCTCTTGCGGCGTCTCACGCACGAAATAGG
This region includes:
- a CDS encoding sporulation delaying protein family toxin; its protein translation is MKRIKWFIVALLSITVVAVYSGFEFPGVVKAFVLPNVEPQPKSSAHVKTHYDGKAIFQGVVFGQGPVAQLFPQYWPPTITKQANTPAAKEIVNSLLIQMEKEDPNYFRNLEAAVYSGNPQAIDAAFVSGSNLLTSAMNTMKVEANSGSVANRAVGQCVTLYVGYAVAALTVAGAINYAVLINAAGGINAYLVVFAQQYFWPKSAQPVDNATKKEMFIQQMIDTLDK
- a CDS encoding sporulation-delaying protein SdpB family protein, with amino-acid sequence MMTRLGRVAFDWVSQGNPWTNVYGFSRSLIALATAMTLAFNDASVFFRPAAGILTYPNRGALPGIFNMVPASYTYLNVVRWVCVVILLLVASGWRPRITCVLHWWISYSLFTSAITIDGGEQVATVMTLLLLPIALTDNRKWHWQTPADTLTIRNDEVLRRIVAYVTLTAIRVQVAIIYFNSTVAKLAQPEWIDGTAVYYYLNDPMLGLPSLLKNALNPILTSSAVVIPTWGTLILQTCLFAALFAPKSTWKYFLRAALLFHESIALMLGLVSFSLIMVASLVLFLHPAEKPFLWPDRFWSLLLRRTNLIFRRSEHAESSM
- a CDS encoding SdpA family antimicrobial peptide system protein, translated to MSSRRYVLFGWIFLGMVALWVYVFMLGIHRGLPFSVVPDLPLEPRLFVEQWFPQGWGFYSKNPRDSYFYVVRMPDHQLPVGWPNNSLSNIFGISRFGRAQGIEAGLIASEIPNSAYVFTNVNPLWKLDELKPELVIKNPSPSPTILGDIGIIYQPPVPWAWTKEADKIIMPSRVARVIVK
- a CDS encoding IS3 family transposase (programmed frameshift); this encodes MPRKKYDTDFKTKVVLEILKEEKTLSQLASEYGVHVNQLRQWRDIALENWPRAFEPENKQLAKIRAEYEDKIQELYAEVGRLSTQLSWLEKNLASLSREDRLALIDFQERELPLSVQAKLLGLNRSSLYYKPVGPSEEEVRLKHRIDQIYTDHLFCGSRRITVILRSEHWIVNRKAVQRHMREMGIAGITPGPGLRRRAQAHRVYPYLLRGLKVERPNQVWGIDITYIRMAHGWMYLVAILDWYSRYVVSYELDQTLHMDFVLKALDRALRQWTPEIMNSDQGSHFTSPKYTDVLLNHGIQISMDGRGRALDNIFTERLWRSLKQEEVYLRDYQTPRQAREGIARYLEFYNHRRPHQSLGYVTPASVFGL
- the pdxR gene encoding MocR-like pyridoxine biosynthesis transcription factor PdxR, which gives rise to MTSVLITIGRGTGTPIKQQLYDQIRKKIIKGELAFGDKLPSSRELADELHISRNLIVEVYEQLVSEGYLETKAGSGTYVAKGAYLERSFDSDEYSVFGEHLVAEEDVIDFRSGIPALDMFPRKTWGFIARRVYRDAPPEVFGYRHPEGEFILRHTLSQYLSRTRGVKCHPDQLIITSGATQAFGLIARLLGSRNSEVVIEDPVTHEIQTIFSSAGFRFHPVPVDDYGMKTEHISAQNPAFIFVTPSHQFPLGGVLTIQRRIQLIHFARQTGCYIVEDDYDSEFRYHGTPVSCMQGLDPERVVYIGTFSKILSPALRLGYLVLPPDLTKKCRDLKWFSDLHSSTFEQLVLAQFMKEGHLEKHISKMKKIYRKRREKLIDCLNKRFSNTVSIHGDSTGLHLVAEFKGITFSDETMRNIDAHRVKVYPVELHTIQKSAHSNKIILGYGNLGLEQIEEGIARLESVLKYSY
- a CDS encoding transposase, with the translated sequence MLRRRYHRSERLYVVLDNFSPHKHRAVTKWAAENDVELVFTPTQASWLNRIESHFAPLRSFVLRGSHYPNHEALATAIRSYLRWRNKHSRHARLLREQKKIKVV
- the tnpA gene encoding IS66 family insertion sequence element accessory protein TnpA, coding for MTRTELRKTWADRVAHFEASGQSATAWCAAHHIQPHQLYYWRRKLRASEKPQTPSTFLLPQWLPLEIDETSTDAEASVVIRVHQIVLEARPGCSPEWLADLVRALMSRC
- the tnpB gene encoding IS66 family insertion sequence element accessory protein TnpB (TnpB, as the term is used for proteins encoded by IS66 family insertion elements, is considered an accessory protein, since TnpC, encoded by a neighboring gene, is a DDE family transposase.), producing the protein MLENPGQRVHLACGSTDLRKSIDGLAVLVKEQFELDPFSPCLFVFCNRKRDKLKILQWDHNGFWLHYRRLERGTFQWPDENPSGTLKINRRQLQWLLDGLSLNQSQAHREVTARTVL
- a CDS encoding ribonuclease H family protein, translated to MELKAASKNSNPFRAYADASFDLSGRCGLAILVTTPDGQELRYSASLPSAGSHEAEKEAVLEAARRLQWMNAASAVIFTDCTGAIVTDLPYPVVWIPREENRAADALSRIARVGWDTVVGKAPRPRIEIAKPLKQGMESPGPTAIIHPFEFNPRDKVSANIERFFRANPTASLDDLMRAMPLPEIRVANALMFKAPTWFRFNEKGEIRYNPDGSKNRDPIQVVAAIRRWCVGRGLKIGGNPANLVLAANNTLRHSLSQRIGTLAKETTQPVVAISEVLERLTPEQRDTWATYPNQQLEWLSKHFAGWWKVGGLLVNPKAVLSKDILERLWSELGLPVNVTRPSRWPTQARKHLLSSKSPEDQMFRHQYESPPLKRLKVKNLADSSEKFWWITDTEARKQWQEEKDKKKRESLDWKRERRKQQIRKARWLLCEARRLPGRRKDLGLPPLRAPWSRTLTEEERECLVSKEEARRLFSYPPAYLEEAVRRGLWRSVAIENSLYVLAPDVWFTKTHAESWEPILNDCVYVPVDAVRRILGMDRKELLKILQEQRIQTFAKHGREWVVRGGFLKRGDVLRLIQQYALGARISGSALRLLDISEAK